From a region of the Theobroma cacao cultivar B97-61/B2 chromosome 8, Criollo_cocoa_genome_V2, whole genome shotgun sequence genome:
- the LOC18592617 gene encoding uncharacterized protein LOC18592617: MEQVLELARIRVAIWANAKWPRIYPSILEVYHQPPTQSQLTKKSQERKGIIWEKPDQGQMKFNVDGTARRCPGPTRIGEILRGCSREAKIIFPKAHGEADSSLAKMMVVKEALLIFSVSQRNENHKLLIESDSSNIVKWTKHLNLAPWRMRQLNL; the protein is encoded by the coding sequence ATGGAGCAGGTCTTAGAGCTTGCGAGGATCAGAGTGGCTATCTGGGCCAATGCTAAATGGCCAAGGATTTATCCGTCAATTCTAGAAGTGTACCATCAACCTCCAACTCAAAGTCAATTGACTAAGAAGAgccaagaaaggaaaggaataaTATGGGAAAAGCCAGACCAAGGACAAATGAAGTTCAACGTTGATGGCACCGCTAGAAGATGCCCGGGGCCTACTAGAATTGGTGAGATCTTGAGGGGCTGTAGTAGGGAGGCTAAAATTATCTTCCCCAAAGCTCATGGAGAGGCTGATTCTAGCTTAGCAAAGATGATGGTAGTGAAGGAAGCACTTCTGATCTTTTCTGTTTCACAAAGGAATGAGAATCACAAACTCCTCATTGAGAGTGATTCAAGCAATATAGTGAAATGGACTAAGCATCTCAATTTAGCTCCGTGGAGAATGAGACAACTGAATCTGTAG
- the LOC18592616 gene encoding uncharacterized mitochondrial protein AtMg00860 translates to MARKLGCDKAKVYALTQQDAQASNAVVIDILPICFIDSHVLNDPDVTHSFVSTYFASRLGYLKSQDAHEQHLKIVLQMLREHQLYAKFSKCEFWLDSVSFLGHIVSKNGMMVDPKKIEVVKKWPRPISMIEIHSFLELIGYYKRFVNDFSKIATSMTKLTQKGVKFTWTNA, encoded by the exons atggctcgaaaattgggctgtgacaaggCTAAAGTTTATGCTTTGACTCAACAAGATGCGCAGGCATCTAATGCAGTTGTTATAGATATACTACCCATTTGTTTTATTGATTCACATGTATTGAATGACCCTGATGTTACACATTCTTTTGTATCTACATACTTTGCATCTAGACTAG GGTATTTGAAGAGTCAGGATGCACATGAGCAGCACTTAAAGATTGTGCTACAAATGTTAAGGGAGCACCAGCtatatgccaagttctccaagtgtgagttttggcttgatAGTGTTAGCTTCTTAGGCCACATAGTATCTAAGAATGGGATGATGGTGGACCCAAAGAAGATTGAGGTAGTCAAGAAATGGCCAAGGCCTATTTCAATGATTGAGATACATAGTTTTCTAGAGCTGATTGGATACTATAAGAGATTTGTTAATGATTTCTCTAAGATTGCTACTTCTATGACCAAGTTGACACAAAAAGGTGTTAAGTTTACATGGACAAATGCATGA